The proteins below come from a single Drosophila miranda strain MSH22 chromosome Y unlocalized genomic scaffold, D.miranda_PacBio2.1 Contig_Y1_pilon, whole genome shotgun sequence genomic window:
- the LOC117191877 gene encoding uncharacterized protein LOC117191877 — MRPYARSSYIKQKMLCLNCFARGHQIRECQSAHNCNTCGDRHHTLLHRGTPVCSQSVPNSVPLPTPAEAQPIVQNYFASGKRAVLLGTVIINICHLGTNFRARALIDPGSEVTFITERLFQIIKLPFRLAQAQVSVLNQTISAQSKKLCHFSIRSPTKPGLHLDATAYVLPELSGRQHSLRDLPNLPWADPTFYASSQIDVLIGADILPSILLSGSQTNICGSLLGQETIFGWVLTGPVPKAGSHPSPRKFPPS; from the coding sequence ATGAGACCTTATGCTCGCTCCAGCTATATTAAGCAAAAAATGCTTTGCTTAAACTGTTTCGCAAGAGGTCACCAGATTCGTGaatgccaaagcgcccacaacTGCAACACGTGTGGAGACCGGCATCATACGCTGCTGCACCGTGGCACTCCAGTTTGCAGCCAATCCGTGCCCAACTCCGTACCACTTCCGACTCCTGCCGAAGCTCAGCCTATCGTTCAGAactatttcgcctccggcaaGAGGGCGGTACTCCTGGGCACGgttattattaatatttgccacttgGGGACAAACTTTCGCGCCCGCGCTCTAATCGACCCGGGCTCCGAGGTGACGTTCATTACGGAACGTCTCTTCCAGATCATTAAGTTGCCATTCCGACTCgcccaggcacaggtctcggTCCTCAATCAGACCATATCCGCTCAGTCCAAGAAGCTCTGCCATTTTTCCATCCGCTccccgactaagccgggcttacactTGGACGCCACAGCCTATGTCCTGCCGGAACTATCAGGCAGGCAACACTCGTTGCGAGACTTGCCGAACCTGCCATGGGCAGACCCGACATTTTACGCAAGCTCACAAATAGATGTCCTGATTGGTGCCGACATCCTTCCATCCATCCTCTTGAGCGGCTCACAGACGAACATCTGTGGATCTCTCCTCGGacaggagaccattttcggaTGGGTTCTTACAGGCCCAGTGCCAAAGGCAGGGTCGCATCCTTCTCCACGCAAATTTCCACCGAGCTAG